The Pseudomonas graminis region TCGCGGCGCTAATACTCGGCGGCGTGTTGCTGCTGGCCCTGAAAAGCCTGCGCCGTTTGCTCGCCGGGGCCTCGCTGCCGTGGCGTCTGGGCCTGGGTCAACTGCTGCGCCACCCCATGGCCGCCGCCGGCCAGTCCTTGGCGTTCGGTCTGATTCTGCTGTCCATGGGGCTGATTGCGCTGCTGCGCGGCGAGTTGCTCGACACTTGGCAGAACCAGCTGCCCAAGGATGCGCCGAACTACTTCGCGCTGAACATCCTGCCCAACGACAAGGATCATTTCGCCGAACGGATGGGCCGCCTGTCGACCCACAGCGCGCCGCTGTACCCGATGATTCCAGGGCGTTTGATGACGATCAACGGCGAGCCGGTGAGCAAGTTTGTCACCAAAGACTCCCGTGGCGAAAACGCCACTCAGCGTGACCTCAACCTGACGTGGGCAGCAACGTTGCCGGAAGGCAACAGCATCACCGCCGGTCAGTGGTGGACCAGCAATCAGCCGCCCGCCGACGGCGTGGTACCCGGCGTGTCGGTGGAAACCAAGCTGGCCAACAGCCTGAACATGAAGCTGGGCGACACCCTGGGTTTCGTAATCGGAGGTCTGACCCGGGAGGTCAAGGTCACCAGCCTTCGCGACATCAACTGGGACACCTTTCAGCCCAACTTCTTCATGATCTTCCAGCCGGGCACCCTGAAGGACGTGCCGGCCACATACCTGACGAGCTTCTATCTGGCGCCGGGCAATGATCAGCAGATCGTCGAACTGTCCCGGGCCTACCCGGCCGTGACGATCCTGCAGGTGGAGGCCTTGCTGGCGCAGCTGCGCAGCATCCTCGATCAGGTGACGATGGCGGTGCAGTACGTGCTGCTGTTCGTCCTGGCCGCCGGGATGGCAGTGTTGTTCTCCGGCTTGCAGGCAACCCTGGACGAGCGAATTCGACAGGGTGCGCTGCTGCGGGCGCTGGGCGCCAACCGCGCGTTGTTAATCAAGGCTCGACGCATCGAGTTCGGTTTGCTCGGGGCGGTCAGCGGTGTGCTGGCGGCGATTGGCTGCGAACTGGTGAGCTTTGCGCTCTACCGCTACGCCTTCAACCTTGAGTGGCACCCCCATGCCTGGCTGCTGGTGCTGCCCCTGATCGGCGCCTTGCTGGTGGGCGGCGCGGGTGTGTTCGGCACACGCCGGGCGTTGAACGCTAGTCCGCTGCAAGTGCTGCGAGAGGGTTAGCGGTGGGGCATGACGGTGGGCGGCACTGCGCCGCTCACCGTCAACCAGCGCAAAACTCCAGCTATTTCAGGTACTCGATTTTCGTGATCCACCATTGCTTGCTGCCGGAGGGAACCGGCACCGAGACTTCGTCGCCAACCTCTTTCTTGAGCAGCGCCCGTGCCATGGGTGAATCGATGGAGATGTAGTCCATGCGTCCGTATATCTCGTCGTAGCCGACGACGCGGAAACGCTTGCTTTCGCCCTCCTCGTCCTCGACTTCGACCCATGCGCCAAAGAACACCCGACCTTCCTGCTCCGGCGAATAGGCGACCACGCGCATGTCTTCGAGACGCTTGCGCAGGTAGCGCACACGCCGGTCGATCTCGCGCAGCAGTTTCTTGTTGTACTGATAGTCGGCGTTCTCGCTGCGATCCCCCA contains the following coding sequences:
- the greB gene encoding transcription elongation factor GreB; this translates as MSTKIITVEGHAALKKELDYLWREHRPDITQKVAWAASLGDRSENADYQYNKKLLREIDRRVRYLRKRLEDMRVVAYSPEQEGRVFFGAWVEVEDEEGESKRFRVVGYDEIYGRMDYISIDSPMARALLKKEVGDEVSVPVPSGSKQWWITKIEYLK